The genomic region TAATTAAAGCACAGATATCTTTGTTCTTTAATTCGTATTCTAAAAAATCAATATTCTGATAGTCTATAAATATAGTTTCATGTTGAGCATTAAAAGGGGATACTAATTTGTAGTTATCCGTTACTGATACACTTCCACTTGTTCTTCCATGAAAAGAACCCTTAAAAGCAATAACCTTTTTTTTCCCTGTATGAAAAGAAGCTATTTTCAATGCATTTTCATTAGATTCTGTTCCAGAATTACATATAAATAAGGAATAATCTTCATATCCTGAAATCTTTCCAAGAAGATTAGCCAATTTATTTTTTTGAGAAATATAAACACTATTAGAATAATAGGATATTTTATGAATCTGTTCAGTCAAGGCTTTCACATAATATGGATGCGAATGACCAATAGAAATCACAGCATGTCCTCCATAAAAATCTAAATACATATTTCCTTTCACATCAAACAAATAAGAACCTTTGCTTTTGTTTAATTCTATATCTAGAATAGGATAAACGTTAAATAATTTCATATTCTTTTTGATTAGAAACGAACGGATTTTAATTTTAAACCACAAGTTTCATCCAAATTAAATATAAGATTCATATTTTGTATAGCTTGACCAGAAGCTCCTTTTATAAGATTATCTATAATACTGATAACAACCAATTGATCCTTCTCTTTAACAAGATGTAAAATACATTTATTAGTATTGACTACTTGTTTAACATCGATATTAATATCAGAAATATTTACAAATGGATGATTTTGATAATATTCTTTGAATATTTCCCTATTCTTTTCTAAAGAAAAAGTAGAATAAGTATATAAAGTGGTTATAATTCCTCTTGAGAAATTTCCTCTATAAGGGACAAAATAAACTTTAGAACAAAAATTATTTTGTATTTTATGGATAGTTTGTTCGATTTCCTGTAAATGTTGATGTTGAAAAATATTGTAAGCAGAAATATTATTGTTTCTCCAACTAAAATGATTCGTGTCACTCTGTTTCCTTCCAGATCCTGTAGAACCAGTTATAGCACTAATATGAATATTCTTTTTTAATAATTGATTTTTAGCTAATGGCAAAATAGCTAAAAGA from Blattabacterium cuenoti harbors:
- the argC gene encoding N-acetyl-gamma-glutamyl-phosphate reductase codes for the protein MIEIGIIGGTGYTAGELIRLMIHHPKTKIKSIVSRSHPGKLIHLIHQDLLGEIENMKFSRDLNKEIDVVFLCSGHGQSRKELNHISEITKVIDLSQDFRIMNQSAFKNRNFVYGLPELQKETIKKSNSIANPGCFATAILLAILPLAKNQLLKKNIHISAITGSTGSGRKQSDTNHFSWRNNNISAYNIFQHQHLQEIEQTIHKIQNNFCSKVYFVPYRGNFSRGIITTLYTYSTFSLEKNREIFKEYYQNHPFVNISDINIDVKQVVNTNKCILHLVKEKDQLVVISIIDNLIKGASGQAIQNMNLIFNLDETCGLKLKSVRF